A single window of Deltaproteobacteria bacterium DNA harbors:
- a CDS encoding benzoyl-CoA-dihydrodiol lyase: MHPISFATDPSRYRHWKLELRDDVAVLGMAVDEGAGLVPGYALKLNSYDLGVDIELADAVQRLRFSHPEVHALVVTSLRERMFCAGANIFMLASSSHPFKVNFCKFTNETRLYLEEMSAESGIRALAALNGTASGGGYELALACDEILLIDDGSAAVSLPEVPLLGVLPGTGGLTRLVDKRKVRRDRADFFSTAAEGVKGRRAAAWRLVDEAVPSSQFATRVRERAAALAGASDRPKSGPGVELEPISAAPSAHGMEYRWVRLEIGREKRVATLTVRAPDRGEPESPSALLEAGSRAWAIAAWRELDDALLHLRFNEPEIGVVLLRTEGDAKAVLAVDRTVDRHRSHWLVREILLLQKRVLKRLELTARTFFALVDPGSAFAGSLLELALAADRAYMLAGGDAPATVELSPLNRGALPTSSGLSRLEARFLGEPARLGEVLSHGGPFDAEAACDTGLVTFAPDDIDWEDEVRLAVEERAAMSPDALTGMEANLRFPGPETLETKIFGRLSAWQNWIFTRPNATGEKGTLTLYGKAGQRPELDRRRT, from the coding sequence ATGCACCCGATCTCGTTCGCCACCGATCCGTCGCGCTACCGCCACTGGAAGCTCGAGCTGCGCGACGACGTCGCGGTGCTGGGGATGGCCGTCGACGAGGGCGCCGGGCTCGTGCCCGGCTATGCGCTGAAGCTCAACTCCTACGACCTGGGCGTCGACATCGAGCTCGCCGATGCCGTCCAGCGCCTGCGCTTCTCCCATCCCGAGGTGCACGCGCTCGTGGTGACCTCGCTCCGCGAGCGCATGTTCTGCGCGGGCGCCAACATCTTCATGCTCGCCTCGAGCTCGCATCCGTTCAAGGTCAACTTCTGCAAGTTCACCAACGAGACCCGCCTCTACCTCGAGGAGATGAGCGCGGAGTCGGGTATCCGTGCGCTCGCCGCACTCAACGGGACGGCGTCGGGCGGCGGCTACGAGCTGGCGCTCGCCTGCGACGAGATCCTGCTCATCGACGACGGCTCGGCCGCGGTCTCGCTCCCCGAGGTGCCGCTCCTCGGCGTGCTTCCCGGCACCGGCGGGCTCACGCGCCTCGTCGACAAGCGGAAGGTCCGGCGCGACCGCGCCGACTTCTTCTCGACGGCGGCCGAGGGCGTCAAGGGAAGGCGCGCGGCCGCGTGGCGCCTGGTCGACGAGGCGGTGCCGAGCTCGCAGTTCGCTACGCGCGTGCGCGAGCGGGCCGCGGCGCTTGCCGGGGCGAGCGACCGTCCGAAGTCCGGCCCCGGCGTCGAGCTGGAGCCCATCTCGGCCGCGCCTTCGGCGCACGGGATGGAGTACCGCTGGGTGCGGCTCGAGATCGGGCGCGAGAAGCGCGTCGCCACGCTCACCGTCCGGGCGCCGGACCGGGGTGAGCCGGAGAGCCCGTCGGCTCTCCTCGAGGCCGGCTCGCGTGCCTGGGCGATCGCCGCCTGGCGCGAGCTCGACGACGCGCTCCTCCACCTGCGCTTCAACGAGCCCGAGATCGGCGTCGTGCTCCTCCGGACCGAAGGTGATGCGAAGGCCGTGCTCGCCGTCGACCGCACCGTTGACCGTCACCGGAGCCACTGGCTGGTGCGCGAGATCCTCCTCCTGCAGAAGCGCGTGCTGAAGCGCCTCGAGCTGACCGCGCGCACCTTCTTCGCGCTCGTCGACCCGGGCTCGGCGTTCGCGGGCTCGCTGCTCGAGCTGGCGCTCGCGGCCGACCGCGCCTACATGCTGGCTGGCGGGGATGCGCCTGCCACGGTCGAGCTCTCGCCGCTGAATCGCGGAGCGCTGCCGACGAGCTCCGGTCTCTCGCGGCTCGAGGCGCGCTTCCTCGGCGAGCCGGCCCGCCTCGGCGAGGTGCTTTCGCACGGCGGGCCGTTCGACGCGGAGGCTGCCTGCGATACCGGCCTCGTGACCTTTGCCCCCGATGACATCGACTGGGAGGACGAGGTACGCTTGGCAGTGGAGGAGCGGGCTGCAATGAGTCCCGACGCGCTGACCGGCATGGAGGCGAACCTCCGCTTCCCCGGGCCCGAGACGCTCGAGACGAAGATCTTCGGCCGGCTCTCGGCCTGGCAGAACTGGATCTTCACGCGACCGAACGCCACCGGCGAGAAGGGGACGCTCACGCTCTACGGCAAGGCGGGGCAACGGCCCGAGCTCGACCGGCGAAGGACCTGA
- a CDS encoding LLM class flavin-dependent oxidoreductase — translation MKVGVLQFFSWPERRVAIETVYERALQRIEIMDRTGYDAVWLAEHHFHSFSVCPSVHLMGTHVAARTRRLRIGTAVSLAALYHPLRLAEEVALLDVLSGGRVNWGAGRGFDRTEFVAFGVPPEESAPRFHEAVDIVLRAWTEDRLTYAGRYFRFDGIEVLPKPRQKPHPPVWLAASSPDAIRRAAAAGFTIMMDPHSSHREIANKRELYREQLEARGLSIEGREIPMARLLAIARTRREAEETARRGARWLVDSYTGPQHQSLTGVIGFGVAVGESAQPVDPVARYLDGVIVYGTPDAVVDEIARLREEMFLTYLLCAPLSHESFVLFTDEVLPRIL, via the coding sequence ATGAAAGTCGGCGTCCTCCAGTTCTTCAGCTGGCCCGAGCGGCGCGTGGCCATCGAAACGGTCTACGAGCGCGCGCTCCAGCGGATCGAGATCATGGACCGCACCGGATACGACGCGGTGTGGCTCGCCGAGCACCACTTCCATTCCTTCAGCGTCTGTCCTTCCGTGCACCTGATGGGCACGCATGTCGCCGCTCGCACGCGGCGGCTGCGCATCGGCACGGCCGTCTCGCTGGCGGCCCTCTACCATCCGCTTCGCCTCGCCGAGGAGGTGGCGCTGCTCGACGTCCTCTCCGGCGGCCGTGTGAACTGGGGAGCCGGGCGCGGCTTCGACCGCACGGAGTTCGTGGCCTTCGGCGTGCCGCCGGAGGAGAGCGCGCCCCGGTTCCACGAGGCCGTGGACATCGTCCTCCGCGCGTGGACGGAGGACCGGCTGACATACGCGGGACGCTACTTCCGTTTCGATGGGATCGAGGTGCTGCCGAAGCCGCGGCAGAAGCCGCACCCGCCCGTGTGGCTCGCGGCCTCCTCGCCGGACGCGATCCGTCGCGCCGCGGCGGCCGGCTTCACGATCATGATGGACCCGCACTCCTCCCACCGCGAGATCGCGAACAAACGGGAGCTCTACCGGGAGCAGCTCGAGGCGCGCGGCCTGTCGATCGAGGGCCGGGAGATTCCCATGGCACGCCTGCTCGCGATCGCGCGCACGCGACGCGAGGCGGAGGAGACCGCGCGCCGGGGTGCGCGCTGGCTGGTGGATTCCTACACCGGCCCGCAGCACCAGTCGCTGACGGGCGTGATCGGCTTCGGGGTGGCGGTCGGCGAGTCCGCCCAGCCCGTGGACCCGGTCGCGCGCTACCTCGACGGCGTCATCGTGTACGGGACGCCCGACGCGGTGGTCGACGAGATCGCGCGCCTGCGCGAGGAGATGTTCCTCACCTACCTCCTGTGCGCGCCGCTCAGCCACGAGTCGTTCGTCCTCTTCACGGACGAGGTGCTGCCGCGGATCCTCTAG
- a CDS encoding beta-lactamase family protein — MTQADPKDLGFDLERLARVEHLIDADIDAKRYDGAAIRVTRGGNVALSATRGFAERTSARRLESDAVFATMSVGKQFTNTIVLNRIERGDLRLMMPVSELIPEFGNRGKERMTLFHLLTHTSGIASRVPALPPEDLVSIERLVAWACTTTPESLPGERVNYSIAVAHAVMAEMVRRAEGATRSFGQILEEDLFRPLGMNETSLGPRADLVRRLCPVVARFTEPGLFAPFEIEGIGALLSIPGAEIPAGGFLTTLSDLARFVEMLGRGGELDGARILSPAMLEFATRNWTGDKPNALLDYAVQMRGWVPFPASIGLGFFVRGEGIIPGPFGNLSSPRTFGGIGAGSTAFWIDPARDLGFCFLSTGIMEDSFHLERVSRLSDAVIAALVH, encoded by the coding sequence ATGACGCAGGCAGACCCCAAGGATCTCGGCTTCGACCTCGAGCGCCTGGCCCGCGTCGAGCACCTGATCGACGCCGACATCGACGCCAAGCGTTACGACGGTGCGGCAATCCGCGTGACGCGCGGCGGCAACGTCGCCTTGTCCGCCACCCGCGGCTTTGCCGAGCGGACGAGCGCCAGGCGACTCGAGTCGGACGCGGTGTTCGCGACGATGTCGGTCGGCAAGCAGTTCACGAACACGATCGTGCTGAATCGCATCGAGCGAGGCGACCTGCGGCTCATGATGCCCGTCTCGGAGCTCATCCCGGAGTTCGGGAACCGCGGCAAGGAGCGGATGACGCTCTTTCATCTCCTCACGCACACGAGCGGTATCGCGTCCCGCGTGCCGGCCCTCCCGCCCGAGGACCTGGTGAGCATCGAGCGGCTCGTCGCGTGGGCGTGCACCACGACGCCGGAGTCGCTCCCCGGCGAGCGCGTGAACTATTCGATCGCCGTCGCGCACGCGGTCATGGCCGAGATGGTGCGACGGGCGGAGGGCGCCACGCGCTCCTTCGGGCAGATCCTCGAGGAGGACCTCTTCCGGCCGCTCGGGATGAACGAGACGAGCCTGGGACCTCGAGCCGACCTCGTCCGGCGCCTTTGTCCGGTGGTCGCGCGCTTCACCGAGCCGGGACTCTTTGCCCCCTTCGAGATCGAAGGCATCGGGGCGCTCCTCTCGATTCCTGGTGCAGAGATTCCGGCAGGTGGCTTTCTCACCACCCTCAGCGACCTTGCCAGGTTCGTCGAGATGCTCGGGCGTGGAGGGGAGCTGGACGGCGCCCGCATCCTGTCGCCCGCGATGCTCGAGTTCGCCACCCGGAACTGGACCGGCGACAAGCCGAACGCGCTCCTCGACTACGCCGTGCAGATGCGCGGCTGGGTGCCGTTCCCAGCCTCGATCGGTCTCGGCTTCTTCGTCCGCGGCGAGGGCATCATCCCCGGGCCCTTCGGCAACCTCTCGAGCCCCAGGACGTTCGGCGGGATCGGCGCGGGATCGACCGCCTTCTGGATCGACCCGGCTCGCGACCTCGGGTTCTGTTTCCTCTCGACCGGCATCATGGAGGACAGCTTCCACCTCGAGCGCGTGTCGCGGCTCTCGGATGCCGTGATCGCTGCACTCGTCCACTGA
- a CDS encoding sensor histidine kinase has product MADERHGADLTPRPQLRLAALLALSTLLFVPLLVHYLEPRALLKVLPFYGLAVALGAAVLLATYTSLGTRYAERLSLLFVLGLTSDLLVYLYVKPYATPTYPAIVANLLTCLLMGSAALYSWRTRRTVLVGAMMCVGFALVSAILSSRGLPGAPFGLAIGSLVAGVVTAAASARVIERFRTSLAQRQDELAALSTRLMTVHEEERRRVSRELHEELGSSLTAILSYLWLFDRQRPEDLGMLRSRAADARRLVAKTIAEMRELSQGLRPSALDDYGLLPSLDSQVKEFTERHGIVATFTADGVPERLPADIETAVYRITQEALTNVVRHAGARHVRVALTAMDGELRLEVEDDGVGLAPKRKNGELGTGLIGIRERVRALGGSASITSGSGAHLCVRLPIPGARAVRA; this is encoded by the coding sequence ATGGCGGACGAACGCCACGGCGCCGATCTCACGCCGCGGCCGCAGCTCCGGCTCGCCGCCCTGCTGGCGCTCTCTACTCTGTTGTTCGTGCCGCTCCTGGTGCACTACCTGGAGCCGCGGGCGCTGCTCAAGGTCTTGCCGTTCTATGGCCTCGCGGTCGCCCTCGGGGCCGCCGTGCTGCTCGCCACCTACACCTCGCTCGGCACGCGCTACGCCGAGCGGCTGAGCCTGCTCTTCGTTCTCGGGCTCACGTCCGACCTGCTCGTCTACCTGTACGTCAAGCCGTACGCCACGCCAACCTATCCTGCGATCGTGGCCAACCTGCTGACCTGCCTCCTCATGGGGAGCGCGGCGCTCTACTCGTGGCGTACGCGACGCACGGTCCTCGTCGGGGCGATGATGTGCGTGGGCTTCGCGCTGGTCAGCGCGATCCTGTCCTCGCGCGGCTTGCCGGGGGCGCCCTTCGGGCTCGCCATCGGATCGCTCGTCGCCGGCGTGGTGACGGCCGCGGCGAGCGCGCGAGTGATCGAGCGCTTCCGGACGAGCCTGGCGCAGCGGCAGGACGAGCTCGCGGCCCTCTCGACGCGCCTCATGACGGTGCACGAGGAGGAGCGGCGCCGGGTGTCGCGCGAGCTGCACGAGGAGCTCGGCTCCTCGCTGACGGCCATCCTCTCGTACCTCTGGCTCTTCGACCGCCAGCGTCCCGAGGACCTGGGGATGCTGCGGAGCCGCGCGGCCGACGCCCGCCGGCTCGTCGCCAAGACGATCGCCGAGATGCGCGAGCTGTCGCAGGGCCTGCGGCCTTCCGCGCTCGACGACTACGGGCTCCTCCCGTCGCTCGATTCGCAGGTGAAGGAGTTCACCGAGCGCCACGGGATCGTGGCGACCTTCACCGCCGATGGTGTGCCGGAGCGGCTGCCCGCGGACATCGAGACCGCGGTCTACCGGATCACGCAGGAGGCGCTCACCAACGTCGTCCGGCACGCGGGTGCCCGTCACGTGCGGGTGGCGCTCACGGCGATGGACGGCGAGCTCCGCCTCGAGGTGGAGGACGACGGCGTCGGCCTGGCGCCCAAGCGCAAGAACGGTGAGCTGGGGACGGGCTTGATCGGCATTCGCGAGCGGGTGCGGGCGCTCGGGGGCAGCGCAAGCATCACCTCCGGCAGCGGCGCGCACCTCTGCGTGCGGCTGCCGATCCCCGGCGCGCGCGCCGTCCGCGCGTAG
- a CDS encoding response regulator, whose product MWAAFMALRARTQVPSYSPKAVMPLPPGTVGAIRKRRLGRRMGPSPALARRVLIVEDNPDNRLALRTLLELWGYVVEEAQDGAGAIQVFLERRPEIALVDIGLPGLNGYEVAKQMRSTPGGKPFLVALTGYGRTDDRRKALDAGFDAHLVKPVDPDELERLLAAAPA is encoded by the coding sequence ATGTGGGCCGCCTTTATGGCCCTCCGGGCACGGACGCAAGTACCGTCCTATTCCCCAAAAGCCGTGATGCCGTTGCCCCCAGGCACCGTTGGTGCTATCCGGAAGCGGCGGTTGGGTAGGAGAATGGGGCCGTCGCCCGCGCTCGCACGTCGGGTCCTCATCGTCGAAGACAACCCGGATAACCGGTTGGCGCTCCGGACCCTCCTCGAGCTCTGGGGCTACGTCGTGGAGGAGGCGCAGGACGGTGCGGGGGCGATTCAGGTGTTCCTGGAACGTCGCCCCGAGATCGCCCTCGTCGACATCGGGCTCCCGGGCCTCAACGGCTACGAGGTGGCGAAGCAAATGCGGTCGACGCCGGGCGGCAAACCGTTCCTGGTCGCCCTGACGGGCTACGGGCGGACCGACGACCGCCGCAAGGCCCTCGACGCCGGCTTCGACGCGCACCTGGTCAAGCCGGTCGACCCCGACGAGCTCGAGCGCCTGCTCGCCGCCGCCCCTGCGTGA
- a CDS encoding type II toxin-antitoxin system VapC family toxin: MSRAAFLDTLHILALVNPRDAWHAKAVELSHRWRGRLVTTEAVLTEVADALSRRPYRAWAVEAIEDLRADPNVACITVDPRLFSRGFDLYRERADKDWSLTDCISFVVMRDRKLGDALTADVHFVQAGFRALLRE; the protein is encoded by the coding sequence GTGAGCCGTGCCGCGTTCCTCGACACGCTGCACATCCTCGCGCTGGTGAACCCGCGGGACGCATGGCACGCAAAGGCCGTCGAGCTCTCGCATCGCTGGCGTGGTCGGCTCGTCACGACCGAGGCCGTGCTCACGGAGGTCGCGGACGCCCTTTCCCGGCGGCCCTACCGGGCCTGGGCGGTAGAGGCGATCGAGGACCTCCGAGCGGATCCGAACGTCGCGTGCATCACGGTCGACCCTCGCCTGTTCTCGCGGGGATTCGATCTCTACCGCGAACGAGCGGACAAGGACTGGAGCCTGACGGACTGCATCTCCTTCGTCGTCATGCGAGACCGCAAGCTCGGCGACGCTCTCACTGCCGATGTTCACTTCGTGCAAGCGGGGTTCCGCGCGCTCCTGAGAGAGTAG
- the acs gene encoding acetate--CoA ligase, translated as MSNPTGQAAIDSVLKEHRVFPPPEHFSRRASVPSRARYDELYRRSVEDPEGFWGEMAGRLRWTTRWERVLDWQPPFAKWFVGGRLNIADNCLDRHLAGPRRNKAAIVWEGEPGDRRVLTYHALHREVCRFANVLKALGVRAGDRVGIYLPMVPEAAIAMLACARIGAIHGVVFGGFSAEALRDRMNDAEATVLVTADGGYRRGAVVPLKANVDEALAGVPTVRNVVVVRRTGEAVPMAAGRDHWWHELVEGASPECVAEPLDSEHPLFVLYTSGTTGKPKGIVHTTGGYLLHAALSAEWVFDLKEEDTYWCTADIGWVTGHSYVVYGILANGATSVMYEGAPNHPAPDRFWRLVEDLGVTVFYTAPTAIRAFVKWGEEWPRRHDLSSLRLLGTVGEPINPEAWMWYHRVIGRERCPIVDTWWQTETGGIMITPLPGAIPTKPGSATLPLPGVVAEVRSRDGTPLAANQGGYLVITRPWPGMLRTVYRDPERYRQQYWSQIPGAYFTGDGARRDADGYFWVMGRIDDVVNVAGHRLGTMEVESALVSHAAVAEAAVVGRPDELKGQAIAAFVTLEAGHQPSEELRAALKQHVAKEIGAFARPDDIRFTDALPKTRSGKIMRRLLRDIAAGKETVGDTTTLEDYAVLARLREEEE; from the coding sequence ATGAGCAACCCGACCGGCCAGGCCGCGATCGACTCCGTGCTGAAGGAGCACCGTGTCTTCCCGCCCCCGGAACATTTCAGCCGCCGCGCCAGCGTGCCGAGCCGCGCCCGCTACGACGAGCTCTACCGGCGCTCGGTCGAGGACCCCGAGGGCTTCTGGGGCGAGATGGCCGGCCGCCTCCGCTGGACGACGCGCTGGGAGCGCGTGCTCGACTGGCAGCCGCCCTTCGCCAAGTGGTTCGTCGGCGGCCGGCTCAACATCGCCGACAACTGCCTCGACCGCCACCTCGCGGGCCCGCGCCGGAACAAGGCGGCCATCGTCTGGGAGGGCGAGCCCGGCGATCGCCGGGTGCTCACCTATCATGCGCTCCATCGCGAGGTGTGCCGCTTCGCCAACGTGCTGAAGGCGCTCGGCGTCCGGGCGGGCGACCGGGTCGGCATCTACCTCCCGATGGTCCCGGAAGCGGCCATCGCGATGCTCGCCTGCGCCCGCATCGGGGCCATCCACGGCGTCGTCTTCGGCGGCTTCTCGGCCGAGGCGCTGCGCGACCGGATGAACGACGCGGAGGCGACCGTGCTGGTCACCGCCGACGGCGGCTACCGCCGGGGCGCCGTCGTGCCGCTCAAGGCGAACGTCGACGAGGCGCTCGCGGGTGTGCCGACCGTCCGGAACGTCGTCGTCGTGCGGCGGACCGGCGAGGCCGTGCCGATGGCGGCCGGCCGCGATCACTGGTGGCACGAGCTCGTCGAGGGCGCCTCGCCCGAGTGCGTGGCCGAGCCGCTCGACAGCGAGCACCCGCTCTTCGTCCTCTACACGAGCGGCACCACGGGGAAGCCGAAGGGCATCGTCCACACCACGGGCGGCTACCTGCTGCACGCGGCGCTCAGCGCCGAGTGGGTCTTCGACCTGAAGGAGGAGGACACCTACTGGTGCACGGCGGACATCGGCTGGGTCACGGGCCACAGCTACGTCGTCTACGGCATCCTCGCCAACGGCGCGACGTCGGTCATGTACGAGGGCGCGCCGAACCACCCGGCACCCGACCGCTTCTGGCGGCTGGTCGAGGACCTCGGGGTGACGGTCTTCTACACCGCACCGACGGCGATCCGCGCCTTCGTCAAGTGGGGCGAGGAGTGGCCGCGACGCCACGACCTGTCCTCGCTCCGGCTGCTCGGCACCGTCGGCGAGCCGATCAATCCCGAGGCCTGGATGTGGTACCACCGGGTCATCGGCAGAGAGCGCTGCCCGATCGTCGACACGTGGTGGCAGACCGAGACGGGCGGCATCATGATCACCCCGCTGCCCGGCGCGATCCCGACCAAGCCGGGCTCGGCGACGCTGCCGCTCCCCGGAGTGGTCGCCGAGGTCCGGAGCCGCGACGGCACGCCCCTGGCGGCGAATCAGGGCGGCTACCTCGTCATCACGCGACCCTGGCCCGGCATGCTCCGCACCGTCTACCGCGACCCCGAGCGCTACCGGCAGCAGTACTGGAGCCAGATACCCGGCGCGTACTTCACCGGCGACGGCGCCCGCCGCGACGCCGACGGCTATTTCTGGGTCATGGGCCGCATCGACGACGTGGTCAACGTCGCCGGGCACCGGCTCGGCACGATGGAGGTGGAGAGCGCGCTCGTGAGCCACGCCGCGGTCGCCGAGGCGGCGGTCGTCGGCCGCCCCGACGAGCTGAAGGGTCAGGCGATCGCCGCCTTCGTCACGCTCGAGGCCGGCCACCAGCCGTCCGAGGAGCTGCGCGCCGCGCTCAAGCAGCACGTCGCCAAGGAGATCGGCGCCTTCGCGCGGCCGGACGACATCCGCTTCACCGACGCCCTCCCGAAGACCCGCAGCGGCAAGATCATGCGCCGGCTCCTGCGCGACATCGCGGCGGGCAAGGAGACGGTGGGCGACACGACCACGCTCGAGGACTACGCCGTGCTCGCCCGCCTGCGCGAGGAGGAAGAGTAG